Proteins from one Mercurialis annua linkage group LG7, ddMerAnnu1.2, whole genome shotgun sequence genomic window:
- the LOC126655168 gene encoding uncharacterized protein LOC126655168 gives MIQTSLVFGKIAEELIGLPIQILLLQTISDQHEREAFFPQALQNLIGIAKIFQIIIARQELNVANLTLKVTEIFPNDELTEYSESSIMPITEVSQASLVFTPINTESIHESSSKRLKIR, from the exons ATGATACAGACATCTTTAGTGTTTGGAAAAATTGCAGAAGAGTTAATTGGACTGCCAATTCAGATATTACTCCTACAAACAATCAGTGACCAACACGAGCGAGAAGCATTCTTTCCACAGGCACTTCAAAATCTAATCGGAATCGCAAAGATATTTCAAATTATCATCGCCAGACAAGAGCTGAATGTCGCGAATCTTACATTGAAAGTCACTGAAATCTTTCCAAATGATGAATTGACTGAATATTCTGAAAGTTCAATAATGCCAATAACTGAAGTTTCTCAGGCTTCGTTAGTATTTACGCCGATCAACACTGAATCTATACATGAGTCATCAAGCAAGCGACTTAAAATCAg ATAA
- the LOC126655167 gene encoding chloroplast envelope quinone oxidoreductase homolog — translation MAAKLMHAVQYDSYGGGAAALKHVDVPVPVPKKDEILLKLEATSINPVDWKIQKGMIRPILPRRFPFIPCTDVAGEVIEVGAGVKNFQAGDKVVAHLGSTGGGLAEFAVAKESLTVARPPEVSAAEGSTLSIAGLTAHQALTQIAGIKLDGSGHEANILVTAASGGVGHFAVQLAKLGNTHVTATCGARNIDFVKNLGADEVLDYKTPEGAALKSPSGRKYDAVIHCATGIPWSTFEPNLSEHGKVIDFTPNASAMMTFAFKKLTFSKKQLVPMLVTVKAENLDYLVKLVKEGKLKVVIDSKYALSKAEDAWAKSIDGHATGKIVVEP, via the exons ATGGCGGCGAAACTTATGCACGCTGTTCAGTACGATAGTTATGGCGGAGGAGCTGCTGCTTTAAag CATGTTGATGTACCAGTTCCAGTTCCAAAAAAAGATGAGATTTTGTTGAAGTTGGAAGCAACTAGTATAAACCCTGTTGATTGGAAAATTCAGAAGGGCATGATTCGCCCGATTTTGCCTCGTCGATTCCCTTTCATACCCT GTACGGATGTGGCAGGAGAAGTTATAGAGGTTGGAGCGGGAGTCAAAAACTTTCAAGCTGGTGATAAAGTTGTAGCGCATCTTGGTTCT ACGGGAGGTGGACTGGCCGAGTTTGCAGTGGCCAAGGAGAGTCTCACTGTTGCTAGGCCACCTGAAGTTTCAGCAGCTGAAGGGTCGACCTTAAGTATTGCTGGTCTGACAGCCCATCAGGCTTTGACTCAGATTGCGGGGATCAAGCTTGATGGAAGTGGCCATGAGGCAAATATTTTGGTCACTGCCGCCTCAGGTGGCGTGGGTCATTTTGCAGTTCAGCTAGCAAAACTTGGAAATACACACGTGACAGCCACATGTGGAGCCAGAAACATTGATTTTGTGAAGAATTTAGGGGCAGATGAGGTTCTCGATTACAAAACTCCAGAGGGAGCAGCGCTGAAGAGCCCATCTGGTCGGAAGTACGACGCAGTCATCCACTGCGCCACAGGGATTCCTTGGAGTACATTTGAGCCTAATTTGAGTGAACACGGGAAGGTTATAGATTTCACCCCAAATGCTAGCGCCATGATGACCTTTGCTTTTAAGAAACTTACTTTCTCGAAGAAGCAGCTCGTGCCAATGCTGGTGACTGTTAAGGCCGAGAACTTGGATTATCTCGTGAAATTGGTGAAAGAAGGGAAGCTGAAGGTAGTTATTGATTCGAAGTATGCATTAAGCAAGGCTGAGGATGCTTGGGCTAAGAGTATCGATGGCCATGCTACTGGAAAGATTGTTGTTGAgccttaa